A region of Paractinoplanes abujensis DNA encodes the following proteins:
- a CDS encoding SDR family NAD(P)-dependent oxidoreductase, whose protein sequence is MRVAVVVGGSSGIGQAAAVELARRGAGVIVTYSGNPAGAKDTVAAVEREGGTAVAFRLDVGRTEEFPAFREQVVSVLREKWQRETFDYLVNSAGFGGMAMFEDVTEELFDRFLRVLLKGPYFLTQTLVPLLTDGGAIVNVSSSSALPTGSADVGYTAYAAMKGGLNVWSRMLAKELAVRGIRVNTVSPGPTRTRLADADGVVGFDAYPEVIPILAGQTALGRLGEPGDVGVAIAALLGDESRWITAQNVEVSGGFGL, encoded by the coding sequence ATGCGAGTCGCAGTGGTGGTCGGAGGCAGCTCGGGGATCGGTCAGGCGGCGGCGGTTGAGCTGGCGCGGCGGGGGGCAGGCGTGATCGTCACCTACAGCGGCAACCCGGCGGGCGCGAAGGACACCGTGGCCGCGGTCGAGCGCGAAGGCGGCACGGCCGTCGCGTTCCGGCTCGACGTCGGGCGCACCGAGGAGTTCCCCGCCTTTCGCGAGCAGGTCGTCTCGGTGCTGCGCGAGAAGTGGCAGCGCGAGACGTTCGACTACCTGGTCAACAGCGCCGGGTTCGGCGGCATGGCGATGTTCGAAGACGTGACCGAGGAGCTGTTCGACCGGTTCCTGCGGGTGTTGCTCAAGGGGCCGTACTTCCTGACCCAGACGCTGGTGCCGCTGCTGACCGACGGTGGGGCGATCGTCAACGTCAGCAGCAGCTCGGCCCTTCCGACCGGGTCGGCCGATGTCGGCTACACGGCCTACGCGGCGATGAAGGGCGGGCTCAACGTGTGGTCGCGGATGCTGGCCAAAGAGCTCGCCGTACGCGGGATCCGGGTCAACACGGTCTCGCCCGGCCCGACCCGCACCCGGCTCGCGGACGCCGACGGCGTGGTCGGCTTCGACGCGTACCCGGAGGTCATTCCGATCCTGGCCGGGCAGACCGCGCTGGGCCGGCTCGGTGAGCCCGGCGACGTGGGGGTGGCGATCGCGGCACTGCTGGGCGACGAGAGCCGGTGGATCACCGCGCAGAACGTCGAGGTGTCGGGCGGATTCGGCCTCTGA